A single genomic interval of Helianthus annuus cultivar XRQ/B chromosome 6, HanXRQr2.0-SUNRISE, whole genome shotgun sequence harbors:
- the LOC110874485 gene encoding uncharacterized protein LOC110874485, which yields MESPYPNFTERIVASTLLLLSSSPSIEEFTRKCSVDRCESLLLNKSFSRSSASSIVSSDDVSSDEAHARRHRTVANAVARSEHAMKLKVVRKSRSKTLWISDSRRTANAERKFVTASCSSSLTSEGSSCLSGGSSSLVSSSESCKSKMMRENMKPSSSVVGSAHLLRRSEAILKVLAHIGCASEVRIRQLLGDSPDTSKALRMLLKKEEVRRSGAGGRGDPFIYQISAK from the exons ATGGAATCACCCTATCCAAATTTCACTGAACGCATCGTCGCTTCAACTCTTCTCCTGCTTTCTTCGTCTCCAAG CATTGAGGAATTCACACGTAAATGCAGTGTTGATCGTTGTGAGAGTTTGCTGTTGAACAAATCGTTTTCTAGATCGTCTGCTTCGTCTATTGTGAGTAGCGATGACGTTTCATCTGATGAAGCTCATGCACGTCGTCACCGTACAGTTGCTAACGCTGTTGCTCGTTCTGAACATGCGATGAAGCTTAAG GTTGTAAGAAAAAGCAGATCGAAGACGTTATGGATTTCCGATAGCCGTAGAACCGCTAATGCTGAACGGAAATTTGTCACAGCGTCGTGTAGCTCGTCGTTGACGTCAGAAGGCTCGTCGTGTTTGTCAGGTGGCTCAAGCAGCTTGGTTTCCAGCTCGGAAAGCTGTAAGTCGAAGATGATGAGAGAGAATATGAAGCCGTCGTCGTCTGTGGTCGGCTCGGCTCATCTACTGCGCCGATCTGAAGCCATATTGAAAGTGCTGGCTCATATTGGATGCGCTTCTGAAGTGAGGATACGTCAGCTTCTCGGTGACAGTCCCGACACCAGCAAAGCGTTGCGAAT GTTGCTTAAGAAAGAGGAAGTGAGAAGGTCTGGAGCTGGAGGGAGAGGTGATCCATTCATTTATCAG ATATCTGCTAAGTAG
- the LOC110878129 gene encoding pentatricopeptide repeat-containing protein At4g21065 gives MHSDHHASFILKNCIALLHSCATSTHKLKQIHAFSIKHGVPLNNADMGKHMLFTLVSLAAPMSYAHNIFNQIHYPNIFTWNTMIRGYAESENPRPAIVIHRNMRVFDIEPDTHTYPFVLKAIARLIDVREGEVVHSVTVKNGFGSLVFVKNGLVHMYAACGQAESAHKVFVEMSERNLVTWNSVINGFLLNGRVNESLTLYREMVEEGVEPDGFTLVSLLTACAELGALALGKRVHSYMFKVGLAENLHAANALLDLYAKTGNIVDAQKVFGEMKENSVVSWTALIVGLAMNGFGVEAINLFKELERKRLTPSEITFVGVLYACSHCGMVDEGFTYFKQMKEEFGIEPRIEHHGCMVDLLGRSGLVQQAYEYILNMPLQPNAVIWRTLLGACTIHKHSDLAEVARAQLIQLEPKHSGDYVLLSNLYASERRWLDVSKVRKTMLEQGVQKSPGHSLVELGNRVYQFTMGDTSHPQSEDIYAKLIEITKLLRLEGYVPHVANVLADIEEEEKETALSYHSEKIAIAFMLMNAPSGAPITVVKNLRVCADCHLAIKLISKVYKREIVVRDRSRFHHFKEGSCTCKDYW, from the coding sequence ATGCACTCAGACCACCATGCTTCTTTCATTCTCAAAAATTGCATAGCTCTGTTACACTCATGTGCCACTTCAACCCACAAACTCAAACAAATTCACGCCTTTTCAATCAAGCATGGTGTTCCTCTCAACAATGCAGACATGGGGAAACACATGTTGTTCACTCTTGTCTCCCTCGCTGCACCCATGTCATACGCCCACAATATCTTCAACCAAATCCACTACCCAAACATCTTTACATGGAACACAATGATCCGAGGCTACGCCGAGAGCGAAAACCCGAGACCAGCTATCGTTATACACCGAAACATGCGGGTGTTTGATATTGAACCTGACACGCATACATACCCCTTTGTTTTGAAAGCTATTGCTAGGTTGATTGATGTTAGAGAGGGTGAGGTGGTGCATTCGGTCACGGTTAAGAATGGGTTCGGGTCGTTGGTGTTTGTGAAGAATGGTTTGGTTCATATGTATGCCGCCTGTGGGCAGGCTGAGAGTGCACAcaaggtgtttgttgaaatgtcTGAGAGAAATCTTGTTACGTGGAATTCGGTGATTAACGGGTTTTTGTTGAATGGGCGGGTTAATGAGAGTTTGACCCTTTATAGGGAGATGGTTGAGGAGGGGGTGGAGCCGGATGGATTTACGTTGGTTAGCTTGCTCACCGCGTGTGCGGAGCTTGGTGCGTTGGCGTTAGGTAAGAGGGTTCATTCGTACATGTTTAAAGTTGGACTGGCTGAGAATTTGCATGCTGCGAACGCCCTTTTGGATCTTTATGCAAAGACGGGAAACATTGTTGACGCGCAAAAGGTTTTTGGTGAAATGAAGGAGAACAGTGTTGTGTCGTGGACTGCGCTCATTGTTGGTTTGGCTATGAATGGATTTGGCGTCGAGGCGATTAATCTTTTCAAAGAACTTGAGCGAAAAAGATTAACACCGAGTGAAATCACTTTTGTAGGGGTGCTTTATGCGTGTAGTCATTGTGGAATGGTAGATGAAGGGTTTACGTATTTTAAACAAATGAAAGAAGAATTCGGCATTGAGCCGAGAATAGAACATCATGGATGCATGGTTGATTTGTTGGGGCGATCAGGACTTGTACAACAAGCTTACGAATACATTCTCAACATGCCATTGCAACCGAATGCGGTAATATGGAGAACGTTGCTTGGAGCATGCACGATACATAAGCATTCAGATTTAGCAGAAGTTGCAAGAGCCCAACTCATACAACTAGAACCTAAACACAGTGGAGATTACGTATTGCTATCAAACCTCTATGCTTCCGAAAGACGATGGTTAGATGTATCAAAAGTGAGAAAAACAATGCTAGAACAAGGGGTGCAAAAATCTCCGGGCCATAGCCTCGTTGAGTTAGGAAATCGAGTGTATCAGTTCACGATGGGAGACACATCACATCCGCAAAGTGAAGATATATACGCGAAACTGATAGAGATCACAAAGTTATTGAGGTTAGAAGGTTATGTGCCGCATGTTGCAAACGTGCTTGCAGATATAGAAGAAGAGGAAAAAGAGACTGCGTTATCGTATCACAGTGAGAAGATTGCTATTGCGTTTATGCTTATGAATGCACCTTCTGGAGCTCCTATAACGGTTGTGAAGAACTTGAGGGTATGTGCGGATTGTCATCTTGCAATAAAGTTGATTTCGAAGGTTTATAAACGAGAAATTGTGGTGAGAGATCGAAGTCGGTTTCATCATTTTAAGGAAGGGTCTTGTACCTGCAAAGATTACTGGTAA